One Amphiprion ocellaris isolate individual 3 ecotype Okinawa chromosome 5, ASM2253959v1, whole genome shotgun sequence genomic region harbors:
- the LOC111582040 gene encoding uncharacterized protein LOC111582040 isoform X2 codes for MIKTLFQHAKKHPGLIPQFFFTTLGVTGATIYLIRLAKGPHVTSFSRHLLCLHHACLSYFSVVFVLTSPSPLYPTCG; via the exons ATGATTAAGACCCTGTTTCAACATGCGAAGAAACATCCAGGG ttAATCCCTCAGTTTTTCTTCACCACTCTGGGAGTCACAGGGGCCACCATCTACCTGATCCGTCTGGCCAAAGGGCCCCATGTCAC ATCTTTCTCTCGGCACCTGCTTTGCCTCCACCACGCATGCCTCTCATATTTTTCCGTTGTCTTTGTTCTTACTTCTCCGTCTCCTCTTTATCCCACATGCGGTTAA
- the LOC111582040 gene encoding cytochrome c oxidase subunit NDUFA4 isoform X1, producing the protein MIKTLFQHAKKHPGLIPQFFFTTLGVTGATIYLIRLAKGPHVTLWDKKNNPEPWNKLDPTYQYKFVAVNTDYKSLKKEGPDF; encoded by the exons ATGATTAAGACCCTGTTTCAACATGCGAAGAAACATCCAGGG ttAATCCCTCAGTTTTTCTTCACCACTCTGGGAGTCACAGGGGCCACCATCTACCTGATCCGTCTGGCCAAAGGGCCCCATGTCAC CCTCTGGGACAAGAAGAACAACCCGGAGCCCTGGAACAAGCTCGACCCAACCTACCAGTATAAG TTTGTGGCCGTCAACACCGACTACAAGAGCCTGAAGAAAGAGGGACCTGACTTCTAA